A stretch of the Clostridiales bacterium genome encodes the following:
- the acpP gene encoding acyl carrier protein has product MDFEKVKNMIAEQLKVDPAEIKPESRLMEDLKADSANIMVMIMDLEDTFGITVEDDQIMKLKTVGDVVEYIAKVKG; this is encoded by the coding sequence ATGGATTTTGAAAAAGTCAAGAATATGATCGCTGAACAGCTGAAGGTGGATCCCGCCGAAATCAAGCCCGAATCCCGCCTGATGGAAGACCTGAAGGCCGACAGCGCGAACATCATGGTAATGATCATGGACCTGGAAGACACCTTCGGCATCACGGTGGAGGACGACCAGATCATGAAGCTGAAGACCGTCGGCGACGTGGTGGAGTATATCGCGAAAGTCAAGGGATAA
- the plsX gene encoding phosphate acyltransferase PlsX — protein sequence MKIYVDAMGGDLAPEAPVRGSLAALRKYPGLEIILAGKPDEITPFLGDYDDVKDRLTIEDAPEVITNHESPVMGVRKKVNSATVQGMLKVRSGEADGFVSAGSTGATLAGGMFRLGRIPGIERPALAPLVPNGKGHFLLIDCGANVDCKPEYLVQFGIMGDAYMKGVLGMKNPRIGLVNIGAEAEKGNALVKETYPLMEKAPYNFVGNVEARDIPLDQADVVVTDGFGGNLILKYTEGLAKALMGMIKQELMADTRGKIAGLIAKPAFRRVKKAMDSDEIGGAPLLGVQGAVVKAHGSSNAYAFCSAIGQCIKMIDGQVVRIIEEGVAKQAQG from the coding sequence ATGAAGATTTATGTGGATGCCATGGGCGGCGACCTGGCCCCGGAAGCACCGGTCCGGGGATCGCTGGCGGCGCTGAGGAAGTATCCCGGGCTGGAGATTATCCTGGCGGGGAAACCGGATGAGATTACCCCTTTCCTGGGAGACTATGATGACGTGAAAGACCGGCTGACGATTGAGGACGCCCCGGAAGTCATCACGAACCATGAAAGCCCGGTGATGGGCGTGCGCAAAAAGGTGAACAGCGCGACGGTCCAGGGCATGCTGAAGGTTCGCAGCGGCGAGGCGGACGGCTTTGTTTCCGCAGGCTCCACCGGAGCAACCCTGGCGGGCGGCATGTTCCGCCTCGGGCGGATTCCGGGTATTGAACGCCCGGCACTGGCTCCGCTGGTTCCGAACGGCAAGGGGCATTTTCTGCTGATCGACTGCGGCGCGAACGTGGACTGCAAGCCGGAATACCTGGTGCAGTTCGGCATCATGGGCGATGCCTATATGAAGGGCGTGCTGGGGATGAAGAACCCCCGTATCGGACTGGTGAACATCGGCGCAGAAGCGGAAAAGGGGAACGCCCTGGTCAAGGAAACCTATCCGCTGATGGAGAAAGCGCCGTACAATTTCGTCGGAAACGTGGAAGCCCGGGACATTCCGCTGGACCAGGCGGACGTTGTCGTGACGGATGGTTTCGGCGGCAACCTGATCCTGAAGTATACCGAAGGCCTGGCCAAGGCCCTGATGGGAATGATCAAGCAGGAGCTGATGGCTGACACCCGGGGGAAGATTGCCGGGCTGATCGCGAAGCCGGCATTCCGGCGGGTAAAGAAGGCGATGGACTCGGACGAAATCGGCGGCGCGCCGCTGCTGGGCGTCCAGGGCGCAGTCGTCAAGGCCCACGGCTCCAGCAACGCATACGCGTTCTGCAGTGCAATCGGGCAGTGCATCAAGATGATCGACGGGCAGGTGGTCCGGATCATCGAGGAAGGCGTTGCCAAACAGGCACAGGGGTAA
- a CDS encoding Mrp/NBP35 family ATP-binding protein, translating into MTECTHDCSTCHVDCASRKPESLREPANALSHVKKVIAVMSGKGGVGKSLVTGLMATLSARNGKKTAILDADITGPSIPKMFGVRDKAMGCEDGIIPAESRTGVKMMSVNLLLENDTDPVVWRGSLISGTVKQFWTDVIWGDVDFMFVDMPPGTGDVPLTVFQSLPVDGIIIVTSPQELVGMIVEKAVNMAKMMNIPVLGIVENMSWISCPDCGKKIFPFGESRTADVALSYGLPVLAQIPLDPTLARACDTGVIELFNEDWMNPVMDRIESLEE; encoded by the coding sequence ATGACTGAATGTACGCATGACTGTTCCACCTGCCACGTGGACTGTGCGTCCCGGAAACCGGAAAGCCTCCGGGAACCCGCGAACGCACTGAGCCACGTGAAAAAGGTGATCGCCGTGATGAGCGGCAAGGGCGGTGTCGGGAAGAGCCTGGTAACCGGGCTGATGGCGACGCTGTCTGCCCGGAACGGGAAGAAGACCGCGATCCTGGACGCGGATATCACCGGACCGTCCATTCCGAAAATGTTCGGGGTGCGGGACAAGGCGATGGGCTGCGAGGACGGGATTATCCCGGCCGAAAGCCGCACCGGCGTGAAGATGATGAGCGTCAACCTGCTGCTGGAGAACGATACGGATCCGGTGGTATGGCGCGGAAGCCTGATTTCCGGAACGGTCAAGCAGTTCTGGACCGATGTGATCTGGGGCGACGTGGACTTTATGTTTGTGGATATGCCTCCGGGAACCGGCGATGTGCCGCTGACGGTTTTCCAAAGCCTGCCGGTGGACGGGATCATCATTGTGACGAGCCCGCAGGAGCTGGTCGGGATGATCGTCGAAAAGGCCGTGAATATGGCGAAGATGATGAACATCCCGGTGCTTGGGATTGTGGAGAACATGAGCTGGATTTCCTGCCCGGACTGCGGAAAGAAGATCTTCCCGTTCGGCGAAAGCCGCACCGCGGACGTCGCGCTTTCCTACGGGCTGCCTGTCCTGGCGCAGATTCCGCTCGATCCCACACTTGCACGGGCATGCGATACCGGCGTGATTGAGCTGTTCAATGAAGACTGGATGAACCCTGTGATGGACCGGATCGAATCCCTGGAAGAATGA
- a CDS encoding caspase family protein, with protein MKGFRRGLAALLTVCLCLLLSACQGNPREKGEEAGVSRGLLIGYDRFVTMADTSPCSAGNIAIMADIAKDFVPDMISVARRTDEPATVSGLEELIRDTFREAGPADTSWLYISTHGIQWDEDGEPRTALLLSDGESEEALLPETLRGILDGVPGRKVVILDACHSGAAVSALRGPAYQLLVSCAPEEDSFFWISPATDLYAETGNGYFTAALDTALRASSPEQLDPDGSGTVSARECAARIRAICGVSTAAGYPEDREKPLFHVHGETQHPVRGLEFDPVIRKGDDVYLSFHFTVTDPVRMEYRMVTRKDGAWDFDGGTTKADDGRIGTRRGWLSPGDKKRSIRISAEDAGGDGESLLIVISRDAAGKPSTEGSCVITAAAVTEKGDEGQ; from the coding sequence ATGAAAGGTTTTCGGCGGGGGCTGGCGGCACTGCTGACCGTTTGTCTGTGCCTCCTGCTTTCCGCCTGCCAGGGGAATCCCCGTGAAAAGGGAGAGGAAGCCGGTGTCAGCCGGGGGCTCCTGATCGGGTATGACCGGTTTGTGACGATGGCGGACACATCCCCCTGCTCTGCAGGCAATATCGCCATCATGGCAGACATTGCAAAGGACTTTGTGCCGGATATGATCTCGGTGGCCAGGCGGACAGATGAACCGGCAACGGTAAGCGGCCTGGAAGAACTGATCCGGGATACATTCCGGGAGGCCGGGCCGGCTGATACGAGCTGGCTGTATATCAGTACGCACGGAATCCAGTGGGATGAGGACGGAGAACCCCGGACGGCGCTGCTGCTCTCCGACGGAGAGTCCGAGGAGGCACTGCTGCCGGAAACGCTGCGCGGAATCCTGGACGGGGTTCCGGGACGGAAAGTGGTCATCCTGGATGCCTGCCATTCCGGCGCGGCGGTTTCCGCGCTCCGCGGCCCTGCGTACCAGCTGCTGGTCAGCTGTGCACCGGAAGAAGACAGTTTCTTCTGGATTTCTCCCGCAACGGACCTGTATGCGGAAACCGGGAACGGATACTTTACCGCCGCCCTGGATACCGCGCTTCGTGCCAGCAGCCCGGAACAGCTGGATCCGGACGGCAGCGGGACGGTCAGCGCCCGGGAGTGTGCCGCCCGGATCCGGGCAATATGCGGTGTATCCACGGCCGCCGGGTATCCGGAAGACCGGGAGAAGCCGCTTTTCCACGTGCACGGGGAAACGCAGCATCCGGTCCGGGGACTGGAATTTGACCCGGTTATCCGGAAGGGTGATGATGTATACCTGTCCTTTCATTTTACGGTGACAGACCCGGTACGGATGGAATACCGCATGGTCACCCGGAAGGACGGGGCATGGGATTTTGACGGCGGAACCACCAAGGCGGATGACGGGCGGATCGGTACCCGGAGGGGCTGGCTTTCCCCCGGGGACAAGAAAAGGAGCATCCGCATTTCCGCAGAAGACGCCGGGGGAGACGGGGAATCACTGCTGATTGTGATCTCCCGCGATGCGGCGGGAAAGCCGTCGACGGAAGGCAGCTGTGTGATCACGGCGGCAGCCGTGACAGAAAAAGGAGACGAAGGACAATGA
- a CDS encoding peptidoglycan-binding protein, protein MKRNGKIIALTAVLALCLLLTGCYVPPDDVNNDGNQTVNKPSFEVITAVPVATTAAPAGIAPDETQATANPGAAQNTIAGQTGATPAGNSGSPDWSNWGNTPIPMGVSINLGGQDGGASPEPGSTIGLVTSSVSPSLSPSVTPTVSPSPTPPSLQRGFKGSEAVRALQKRLKELGYYSGSVDGDFGEGTEKAVKEFQKANGLSADGKAGEKTLAKLNSKKAVTYKEAHATATPKRTATPKATATPNLSKDYYLRSGDSGKRVETLQRRLIELGWLDGKVTGKFDAATDAAVRAFQKKTSGLWEDGVAGPETLRALYSSKAARTSKAAASIGETLEFGSEGSDVKKMQQKLKDLGYLSGSADGKFGVATQAAVIAFQKNNNLTADGKAGSATLSKLYSGSANKSKSSAKIDSSEKNKSGRDTSGIASTGYETLQSGSKGTAVKNLQQRLKQLGYYSGSSDGSFGDATEAAVMAFQLRNDLTVDGKAGPATQRKLYGTGSNSPISYSSLRPGDSGTAVRNLQYTLYELGYYDGNMDGDYGQTTSDAVRAFQIQNNLSVDGIAGSDTLAKLYSSEARAAKEASTEYETVRPGATGDIVYQIQDCLKQMGYLDEITSVYDDKTTQAVVNFQKANGLDADGICGSKTLVVLFGY, encoded by the coding sequence ATGAAAAGGAACGGAAAAATCATCGCTTTGACGGCTGTGCTGGCCCTGTGCCTGCTGCTGACCGGCTGCTATGTACCGCCGGATGACGTGAACAACGACGGCAACCAGACAGTGAACAAGCCAAGCTTCGAAGTGATTACCGCCGTGCCGGTGGCAACAACAGCCGCACCGGCCGGAATCGCCCCGGATGAAACGCAGGCCACGGCCAATCCCGGCGCTGCGCAGAATACGATTGCCGGCCAGACCGGCGCGACGCCTGCCGGCAACAGCGGATCGCCGGACTGGAGCAACTGGGGCAACACGCCGATTCCCATGGGTGTGTCCATCAACCTGGGCGGACAGGACGGAGGCGCCAGCCCCGAACCCGGTTCGACGATCGGCCTGGTAACGAGCAGTGTATCGCCGTCCCTGTCCCCGTCGGTAACGCCGACCGTTTCTCCGTCGCCGACCCCGCCGAGCCTGCAGAGGGGCTTCAAGGGCAGCGAGGCTGTCCGCGCCCTGCAGAAGCGGCTGAAGGAACTGGGCTATTACTCCGGCAGCGTGGACGGTGACTTCGGCGAAGGCACCGAGAAGGCGGTGAAGGAGTTCCAGAAAGCGAACGGCCTGAGCGCTGACGGCAAGGCCGGGGAGAAGACGCTGGCCAAGCTGAATTCCAAGAAAGCGGTTACCTATAAGGAAGCGCATGCAACAGCCACCCCGAAGAGGACGGCGACCCCGAAAGCGACCGCAACCCCGAACCTGAGCAAGGATTATTACCTGCGCAGCGGCGACAGCGGGAAACGGGTGGAAACGCTGCAGCGCCGGCTGATTGAACTGGGCTGGCTGGACGGAAAGGTGACCGGAAAGTTTGACGCGGCCACCGATGCGGCTGTGCGCGCGTTCCAGAAGAAGACATCCGGCCTGTGGGAAGACGGCGTTGCCGGTCCCGAGACCCTGCGCGCCCTGTATTCATCGAAGGCGGCCCGCACCTCCAAGGCAGCGGCCAGCATCGGCGAAACCCTGGAGTTCGGCAGCGAAGGCAGCGATGTCAAGAAGATGCAGCAGAAGCTGAAGGACCTGGGATACCTGAGCGGATCGGCGGACGGAAAGTTCGGCGTCGCGACCCAGGCTGCCGTGATCGCCTTCCAGAAGAACAACAACCTGACCGCGGACGGCAAAGCCGGCAGCGCCACGCTGAGCAAGCTGTACTCCGGATCGGCCAACAAGAGCAAATCTTCCGCAAAGATTGACTCTTCCGAAAAGAACAAGTCCGGCCGGGACACTTCCGGAATCGCATCCACCGGCTATGAAACGCTGCAGAGCGGTTCCAAGGGAACGGCAGTCAAGAACCTCCAGCAGCGGCTGAAACAGCTCGGATATTACTCCGGCAGCTCGGACGGATCCTTCGGTGACGCGACCGAAGCAGCCGTGATGGCATTCCAGCTGCGGAATGACCTGACCGTGGACGGCAAGGCGGGACCTGCCACCCAGCGCAAGCTGTACGGCACCGGCAGCAACTCCCCGATTTCCTACTCCTCGCTGCGCCCGGGTGATTCCGGCACCGCAGTCCGGAACCTGCAGTATACGCTGTATGAGCTGGGTTACTACGACGGAAACATGGACGGGGATTACGGCCAGACCACCTCGGATGCGGTCCGTGCGTTCCAGATCCAGAACAACCTGAGCGTGGACGGAATCGCCGGAAGCGATACGCTGGCAAAACTGTATTCCTCCGAGGCCCGCGCGGCGAAGGAGGCCAGCACGGAATATGAAACCGTGCGTCCGGGCGCCACGGGTGATATTGTTTACCAGATCCAGGACTGCCTCAAGCAGATGGGATACCTGGATGAGATCACCAGCGTCTATGATGATAAAACCACCCAGGCGGTCGTCAACTTCCAGAAGGCGAACGGCCTGGACGCGGACGGCATCTGCGGATCGAAGACCCTGGTGGTGCTTTTCGGATACTAA
- a CDS encoding ribonuclease, with translation MRGKLRAFALVLLAALVLLTGCSLPAVVQEIAEIAELPLAETVPEAEKTVPETEETTPAEERAGPVIEPQAIADYLFTYGKLPDNFITKKEAQDLGWDSTRNYVSDVAPGKSIGGDRFGNYEGVLPTVKGRKYFEADCYYTKGKRTAARIVYSSDGHVWYTEDHYVTFTELFPSGQEE, from the coding sequence ATGAGAGGAAAACTCAGAGCCTTCGCGCTGGTGCTGCTGGCGGCGCTGGTGCTGCTGACCGGCTGCAGCCTTCCGGCAGTCGTCCAGGAAATCGCGGAGATTGCGGAGCTGCCGCTGGCGGAAACCGTTCCGGAAGCGGAAAAAACCGTTCCGGAGACGGAGGAAACCACGCCGGCGGAGGAACGGGCCGGGCCGGTCATCGAGCCGCAGGCGATTGCGGACTACCTGTTTACCTACGGAAAGCTGCCGGACAACTTCATCACGAAGAAGGAAGCGCAGGACCTCGGGTGGGACAGTACCCGCAATTACGTGAGCGACGTTGCGCCCGGCAAGAGTATCGGCGGCGACCGTTTCGGAAACTATGAGGGCGTCCTTCCGACCGTGAAGGGCCGGAAATACTTTGAAGCGGATTGTTACTATACGAAGGGGAAGAGAACTGCAGCGAGAATCGTCTATTCCAGTGACGGACATGTTTGGTATACGGAGGATCACTACGTGACATTCACGGAGCTGTTTCCTTCGGGTCAGGAGGAATGA
- a CDS encoding 23S rRNA (pseudouridine(1915)-N(3))-methyltransferase RlmH has protein sequence MSMALVCVGRLREKPHRLLADEYIRRLTRYGKFEELEIPDLPEPPGGNSPALEEQVRQREGESILRQIRPGDRVIALTIPGKEMSSTELAAHISGLRSGGAGRIVFVIGGSLGLGQNVLSRADEELSMGRMTFPHQLARVMLLEQLYRAEKIIAGERYHK, from the coding sequence ATGAGCATGGCACTGGTCTGTGTCGGCCGGCTGCGGGAAAAGCCGCACCGCCTTCTGGCGGACGAGTATATCCGGCGGCTGACACGGTACGGCAAATTTGAGGAACTGGAGATTCCGGATCTTCCGGAACCGCCGGGAGGCAACTCCCCGGCGCTGGAGGAGCAGGTCCGGCAGCGCGAGGGGGAGAGCATCCTCCGGCAGATCCGCCCCGGGGACCGGGTAATTGCACTGACGATTCCGGGGAAGGAAATGTCATCAACCGAACTGGCGGCCCATATCAGCGGCCTCCGGAGCGGAGGGGCCGGGCGGATTGTGTTTGTGATCGGAGGAAGCCTCGGACTCGGGCAGAATGTGCTGAGCCGGGCGGACGAGGAGCTTTCCATGGGACGGATGACCTTTCCGCACCAGCTGGCCAGGGTGATGCTCCTGGAACAGCTGTACCGGGCGGAGAAGATCATCGCCGGAGAGAGGTACCATAAATAA
- a CDS encoding GntR family transcriptional regulator produces the protein MSGQPKYLLVADTLRKEIAKGLFRDGQTLMTEEELRLRFDVSRQTIRQAIALLEDDGLVDRRRGSGTYVRHGPRHRQGTVQVGVVATYITDYIFPSILQGIESELNKAGAVMSLSATYNDRNTERDILERMLEGGVDGLIFEGNRTAKDSPNADLFHRFRERNIPVLFMNGTYPGMNDIPHLQMDDYAGGKTAAEIALDRGYRRLAGVFKTDDVQGQERLAGFTDELHARGFDVPPERLLCFGTEERMSLFRHGDGAEFVNMLLRREADCVVCYNDVFATSLMDMLKNLGVRLPEEIGFIGFDNATFSEMIQPRLTTLAHPKEEFGVLAAEKILRMISGDREKSVNMPWNLIDRESLPRVSPK, from the coding sequence ATGTCCGGGCAGCCCAAATACCTGCTGGTTGCGGATACTTTGCGCAAGGAGATCGCAAAGGGTTTATTCCGTGACGGACAAACGCTGATGACGGAGGAGGAACTTCGCCTTCGTTTTGATGTATCCAGGCAGACTATCCGGCAGGCCATTGCGCTGCTGGAGGATGACGGCCTGGTGGACCGCCGCCGGGGCAGCGGAACCTATGTACGCCACGGACCGCGCCACCGCCAGGGGACGGTGCAGGTGGGTGTTGTCGCCACCTATATTACCGACTATATTTTCCCGTCGATCCTGCAGGGAATCGAATCCGAACTGAACAAGGCGGGCGCGGTGATGTCGCTGAGCGCGACATACAACGACCGGAATACGGAGCGGGATATCCTGGAGCGGATGCTGGAAGGCGGCGTGGACGGCCTGATCTTTGAAGGCAACCGGACCGCGAAGGATTCACCGAATGCGGACCTGTTCCACCGGTTCCGGGAACGGAACATCCCCGTGCTGTTCATGAACGGGACCTATCCCGGCATGAATGATATTCCCCACCTGCAGATGGATGACTATGCCGGCGGGAAAACGGCAGCCGAGATCGCGCTGGACCGCGGATACCGGCGGCTGGCCGGCGTGTTCAAGACGGACGACGTGCAGGGACAGGAGCGGCTGGCCGGTTTTACCGACGAGCTGCATGCCCGCGGCTTTGACGTTCCGCCGGAGCGGCTGCTCTGCTTCGGAACGGAGGAACGGATGAGCCTGTTCCGGCACGGTGACGGCGCCGAGTTTGTGAATATGCTGCTGAGGCGGGAAGCGGACTGCGTGGTCTGCTACAATGATGTTTTCGCCACGTCCCTGATGGACATGCTGAAAAACCTGGGCGTCCGGCTGCCGGAGGAAATCGGCTTCATCGGATTTGACAATGCGACGTTCTCCGAGATGATCCAGCCGCGGCTGACGACGCTGGCGCATCCGAAGGAAGAATTCGGCGTGCTGGCGGCGGAGAAGATCCTCCGGATGATCAGCGGCGACCGCGAGAAGAGCGTGAATATGCCCTGGAACCTGATTGACCGGGAGAGCCTGCCGCGGGTTTCACCCAAATGA
- a CDS encoding diaminopimelate decarboxylase, with product MPNFSLPDSVFIRAAEQFPTPFHLYDEQGIRENARLLNKAFAWCPSFREYFAVKALPNPAILRILKEEGCGLDCSSATELTLAKACGFSGEEVILSANAMPPEEFAQARALGAFINLDDISDIDLLRDNGGIPETVCLRYNPGGQFSIGNTIMGNPGEAKYGMTDAQLREALERLAGMGVKAFGLHAFLSSNTTDENYFPALAGTLFRLGKKLSGETGLRFAFADLSGGVGIPYRPEEKKTDILAVGEGVRRVYEEVFPEGGVGIKTELGRWMTGPFGWLVTRAVHEKKIYRDYIGVDACAVNLIRPAMYGAYHHITVCGKRELPADHIYDVTGSLCENNDKFAVERPLPEIRLGDLLVIHDTGAHGSAMGYNYNGRLRGAEVLHQADGTDRLIRRAERAEDYFATLDIDPAAKALGLE from the coding sequence ATGCCAAACTTTTCACTGCCGGATTCAGTTTTCATCCGGGCGGCGGAGCAGTTTCCGACGCCCTTCCACCTGTATGACGAGCAGGGCATCCGCGAGAACGCGCGGCTGCTGAACAAGGCGTTCGCCTGGTGCCCGTCATTCCGGGAGTATTTTGCGGTGAAAGCGCTGCCGAATCCGGCGATTCTCCGGATCCTGAAGGAGGAAGGATGCGGACTGGACTGCTCTTCGGCCACGGAGCTGACGCTGGCCAAAGCGTGCGGCTTTTCCGGGGAGGAGGTCATCCTGTCCGCGAACGCAATGCCGCCGGAAGAGTTCGCGCAGGCGCGGGCGCTCGGCGCGTTCATCAATCTGGATGATATTTCGGATATCGATCTGCTGCGGGACAACGGCGGGATTCCGGAAACCGTCTGCCTCCGCTACAATCCCGGCGGACAGTTCTCCATCGGCAACACGATCATGGGCAATCCCGGCGAGGCAAAGTACGGCATGACGGACGCCCAGCTCCGGGAAGCGCTGGAGCGGCTGGCCGGCATGGGCGTGAAGGCGTTCGGCCTGCATGCGTTCCTGTCTTCCAACACAACGGATGAAAACTATTTCCCGGCGCTGGCCGGCACGCTTTTCCGCCTGGGAAAGAAGCTGTCCGGGGAAACCGGTCTCCGGTTCGCGTTCGCGGACCTGTCCGGCGGCGTCGGGATTCCGTACCGCCCGGAGGAGAAAAAGACGGATATCCTGGCAGTCGGGGAAGGCGTGCGCAGGGTCTATGAAGAAGTTTTCCCGGAAGGCGGCGTGGGAATCAAGACCGAGCTCGGGCGCTGGATGACCGGCCCCTTCGGCTGGCTGGTAACGCGGGCGGTACACGAGAAGAAGATTTACCGGGACTACATCGGGGTGGATGCGTGCGCGGTCAACCTGATCCGCCCGGCCATGTACGGCGCATACCACCATATTACGGTATGCGGGAAACGGGAACTGCCGGCCGACCATATCTATGACGTAACCGGCAGCCTGTGTGAGAACAACGACAAGTTTGCCGTGGAACGGCCGCTGCCGGAGATCCGGCTGGGCGACCTGCTGGTGATCCACGATACCGGCGCCCACGGCTCGGCTATGGGATACAACTATAACGGACGCCTGCGCGGGGCCGAAGTGCTGCACCAGGCGGACGGAACGGACCGGCTGATCCGCCGCGCGGAACGGGCGGAAGACTATTTCGCTACGCTGGATATCGATCCGGCGGCGAAGGCACTCGGATTGGAGTGA